The Capra hircus breed San Clemente chromosome 11, ASM170441v1, whole genome shotgun sequence genomic interval ATATTCATTCTGTTACTGCTGTACCCTATGCTATATGATTCAAAAAGAAAGGTGATGAAAAGTATGAATATAATTGTGTTGGTTAGTTTGTCATTCTATTAGTGATTATTTTTATGGTGCTACAATTTGTCAAgtactaattttttaaagacaagaccaaatgatgcttttaaattcaGCAACACAAAGAAAGAGCTATAAAATTACACCGACTGCctaagaaaatcataatttttaaaagcccaaTAGAGTTTGAAAGTGCCATTCTTAATACTATTAGGTCCAGACTGATCCCAGCAGTATTCTGGTGACAAGATTTTAGTGGGTTTATGGAGGAAAAAATACTTGTTCAAGTGACTTTCATCATGCCACACTGCCTCAATGTTATTTTTCTTGTCATTCATGATTCCTCTGAAGCACTCCCTAGCAATACTGAGAACCTGAACGGGAGTACCGCCAAATACAGCAGCATGGTAATAAAAGTCCCCCTTACCAATAGGTATATATGCTTCTGATAACTGACTTCTCTCGTAAGGTAACTCTGTAGGACTTGTCTTATACCAATGAGCGTGTAACTGACCTACTGATTCCCCCAGAGTCTCCAGTCCATATTTTTTTACAAAGATTTGATCCACATCCATGCAGAAGAGGAAGTCAACTTCATATTGGATGTGATCCGCAACGTGTTCACTGATGGTCTTCATACGCATCATACTGatgtcttgccatctcttctcttgctttatttcaaaaattttcagCATTCGGAGGGGAGCCATATCTACCCAGGGCACCTTAGAGAAGTCATCTATCATGACGTAAATGATGACTTTCTGGCCAACCATAAAATATTTATCAGCTGAGTTTATAAATGTGTGCAAATAACGGTCAACGTATCTGTGAAGTAAATAAGAAGCAATTAAGTTCATTTTCTTGTATGTTAGTGAAACACATACTATTTAAATTACACTTACTGTAGTTTTATTGAAAAATGCTACTAAGGAAGCAAACGTTAAGATATGCTACTTGAGTTGTATTTAAGTAGTGTAAAAGTGAAATCGTCTGCCTTTCCTCTCCCTGGTGAGGTTTTATGgatcagaggagaaaagaggaattTCTCACGAGAGGGAATGAAACTTGGTGAGATCAGAAACCTGAACCGTGCCCAGCACAAAACAAAAGCCTGAATTTTCAGGGTTATCAGAGCAGTTGGGACTTGCTTTAGAGGTTGTAGGCAGGAAAGGTCATAGGTCATTGCAAGAGCAGTTACTGATGCCTGTGGCTTACTTAGAGTAGTTAATTATGCATAAAAAGTCAGAGGCAACACGCTTTGTGTCCGCTGTCAGCACTGGTTTCTTATTTTGCCCTATGCCCTTTAATATGGTGCTAAGATTGCTGGGCTGAAGGTAAACTTTTTCATTTCCAATCTCTCCAGCCAGTTAAGGATTCTTGTAGTAATAAATGGCCTCaggtaaattcaaaaaagaaaaggcaatatATGTGACTAGTTCAAATGATGCTTATGTATATGATCACTAGAAATAAGTTCCGGATATTGATCAGAGTCTTAAGAAATACAACAGATGGAGTCAGGAGAAAACTCTAGTTTGGAGTATCTAAAATTATTAGGtacattatgaaaaaaatatcacttaaaatattatattgagCTGGAAGCTAGCAACTCAAATCCAAAGTCCATATTTATCCATATTTCTTTTATGGTTAGTGTTTTTGTGTCATACTTCAGGAATCTTTGCTCCCTCAAAGTAGTGAAAATACTCTCCTATATGTTTTTCTAGTC includes:
- the LOC102191624 gene encoding N-acetyllactosaminide alpha-1,3-galactosyltransferase-like; translated protein: MGYQRKTIQLLLFLVFLWTFQRMYHFSTKKVQRIYQCWSVNTQTEELKLSDWFFPNAVNRSNVTTSWAAPVVWHGTYDEVVLENYYASHRITVGLTVFAVGRYVDRYLHTFINSADKYFMVGQKVIIYVMIDDFSKVPWVDMAPLRMLKIFEIKQEKRWQDISMMRMKTISEHVADHIQYEVDFLFCMDVDQIFVKKYGLETLGESVGQLHAHWYKTSPTELPYERSQLSEAYIPIGKGDFYYHAAVFGGTPVQVLSIARECFRGIMNDKKNNIEAVWHDESHLNKYFFLHKPTKILSPEYCWDQSGPNSIKNGTFKLYWAFKNYDFLRQSV